A stretch of the Polyangiaceae bacterium genome encodes the following:
- a CDS encoding PEGA domain-containing protein: MLRTLSAVLFAFGLFLTASSVSAQSKSSVQVLAIGSEDAFEQAQALTIALKRAISRADGWALTKGDYSLEVMTAALGCPIPPDAGCQKKISDKVGASRYIWGTLAKSGKKEVVAVLRLWESGEQKKDVQIKYASNLTDPSDDTLMSIASDAFAKLTGEATGVVVVSAGSVNGKVFVDGKEVGTVTDGRTELTLPSGEHKIMVRADGYNDAVGTVSVRAGSSAEVTLNPTPAGSGKPGGGDPSADKGSANSGKIIGYLGVAVGGAMVLGGSYFWIKSYSQTSDSEYEDYRKTQVLKGEDTCKVAGAKSQSPDKDLAARSANIVDICDANKRNKTLAWILTPAGAVIAGVGAYFLMTSDSKPASAKAKPRPPRVTPLVGLGPKGGEVHVNVTF; the protein is encoded by the coding sequence GGCTTCTTCCGTCTCGGCCCAATCCAAGTCGAGTGTCCAGGTGCTGGCCATCGGCAGCGAGGACGCCTTCGAGCAGGCTCAGGCGCTGACCATCGCGCTCAAGCGCGCCATCAGCCGTGCCGACGGCTGGGCGCTGACCAAGGGCGACTACTCCCTGGAAGTGATGACCGCCGCGCTTGGCTGTCCGATCCCGCCCGACGCCGGCTGCCAGAAGAAGATCTCCGACAAGGTCGGCGCCAGCCGCTACATCTGGGGCACGCTGGCGAAGAGCGGCAAGAAGGAGGTCGTCGCCGTGCTGCGGCTCTGGGAGAGCGGCGAGCAGAAGAAGGACGTGCAGATCAAGTACGCCTCCAACCTCACCGACCCGTCGGACGACACGTTGATGAGCATCGCCTCCGACGCCTTCGCCAAGCTGACCGGTGAGGCGACCGGCGTGGTGGTGGTGAGCGCGGGCAGCGTGAACGGCAAGGTGTTCGTGGACGGCAAGGAAGTCGGGACCGTCACCGACGGCCGCACCGAGCTCACGCTGCCGAGCGGTGAGCACAAGATCATGGTCCGCGCGGATGGCTACAACGACGCGGTCGGGACGGTCAGCGTTCGAGCCGGCTCCAGCGCCGAGGTCACGCTGAACCCCACGCCCGCCGGCAGCGGCAAGCCGGGCGGCGGGGATCCGTCGGCGGACAAGGGTAGCGCGAACAGCGGCAAGATCATCGGGTACCTCGGCGTGGCCGTCGGCGGCGCCATGGTGCTAGGCGGCTCGTACTTCTGGATCAAGTCGTACTCGCAGACCAGCGACTCCGAGTACGAGGACTACCGCAAGACGCAGGTCTTGAAGGGCGAGGACACCTGCAAGGTCGCCGGGGCCAAGTCCCAGTCGCCGGACAAGGATCTGGCGGCGCGGTCGGCGAACATCGTGGACATCTGCGACGCCAACAAGCGCAACAAGACGCTGGCCTGGATCCTCACGCCGGCTGGCGCGGTCATCGCTGGCGTCGGCGCATATTTCCTCATGACCAGCGACTCGAAGCCGGCGAGCGCGAAGGCCAAGCCCCGCCCTCCGCGGGTGACGCCGCTGGTGGGGCTCGGCCCCAAAGGCGGCGAAGTGCACGTGAACGTCACGTTCTGA
- the rsmD gene encoding 16S rRNA (guanine(966)-N(2))-methyltransferase RsmD, with product MRVTGGRLGGRTLKAPRGRATRPTSDRARESLFQILGALDGLRVADLYAGTGALGIEALSRGAAWVTFVEAERAAAKVLRENLAALELGATTQVLVLPVERAAEPLRARAPYDLVLADPPWADAARAMTTLVMLLPALALRAGGRLVVEHAARDALPVPAGFPLVLTDARAWGDTAVSMFSAPTPGKG from the coding sequence ATGCGTGTCACCGGCGGGCGGCTCGGCGGGCGCACGCTCAAGGCGCCGCGCGGGCGCGCGACCCGCCCGACCAGCGACCGGGCTCGCGAGAGCCTGTTCCAGATCCTGGGCGCGCTCGACGGGCTCCGCGTCGCGGATCTGTACGCGGGCACCGGCGCGCTCGGCATCGAGGCGCTGTCGCGGGGCGCCGCCTGGGTGACCTTCGTCGAGGCCGAACGGGCCGCCGCGAAGGTGCTGCGGGAGAACCTCGCGGCCCTCGAGCTCGGGGCGACCACCCAGGTGTTGGTGCTGCCCGTCGAGCGCGCAGCGGAACCCCTCCGCGCCCGCGCGCCGTACGATCTGGTGCTGGCGGATCCGCCATGGGCCGACGCCGCCCGCGCGATGACGACGCTCGTCATGCTGCTGCCGGCGCTGGCGCTGCGCGCCGGGGGACGCTTGGTGGTCGAGCACGCCGCCCGGGACGCGCTGCCCGTTCCCGCCGGCTTTCCGCTGGTCCTCACTGACGCGCGCGCCTGGGGCGACACCGCGGTTTCCATGTTCAGCGCCCCAACGCCGGGAAAAGGCTGA
- a CDS encoding AgmX/PglI C-terminal domain-containing protein produces MGGLIFWKLRGSDEKPVASVQPPPPATTPQVFEQPPPPPPPPPPPEEDAGKKPAGKVVGVGGGGCAGECKGTAGATLQSALAAKAGAARGCYERGLRQNATLQGKLVISVRVGPGGQVCSAGVASNALGDPGVASCVVGLFRSASFPAPEGGCVDTQVPMNFVPKGGGK; encoded by the coding sequence ATGGGAGGCTTGATCTTCTGGAAGCTGCGGGGGAGCGACGAGAAGCCGGTGGCGAGCGTGCAGCCTCCACCCCCGGCCACCACACCCCAGGTCTTCGAGCAGCCCCCGCCTCCCCCGCCTCCCCCGCCTCCCCCGGAGGAAGACGCGGGGAAGAAGCCCGCCGGCAAGGTCGTCGGCGTGGGCGGCGGCGGCTGTGCAGGCGAGTGCAAGGGCACAGCCGGGGCCACGCTTCAGTCTGCCCTGGCGGCCAAGGCGGGCGCCGCTCGTGGCTGCTACGAGCGCGGCCTCCGGCAAAACGCCACCTTGCAGGGCAAATTGGTGATCAGCGTGCGGGTCGGTCCGGGCGGTCAGGTGTGCAGCGCCGGTGTGGCCTCAAACGCCCTGGGTGATCCGGGCGTGGCCTCCTGCGTGGTGGGCCTGTTCCGCTCGGCGAGCTTCCCGGCCCCCGAGGGGGGTTGCGTCGACACCCAAGTTCCGATGAACTTCGTGCCGAAGGGCGGAGGCAAGTGA